TCTATTGTATAAAAGATAAAGTTTCTATTCTACACAAGTGTAGACCAAGCAGAAAGTCCATAGTGCAAAATGGGGTATGACCCTTAAGTATGCCTTCCTCTGTGAGAAACCTGcagtttggaaaaatattttgattcaaTATACATTCTccgcttttttttttaattacttcctGAAACTGCCATTTTTAATGACTTGTCAAATACATGAATTGAAGGTTTCTGTTACTATTTAGTCTCTCTAGGTGTCCACCTCAGCTAATCAACTCTCATCACAAACAATTTTAAACAAATGCTAATATTTACAGTTGTGTAATTCAAACATTCATTGAAAGAAACAGAGTAACTATGCCTTTATTAAACTTATGGTTTATATTGGatattaaagcaaaaaaaaaaacaaactaagtaatttcttcttttttccagttACTACCTGCTAGaatcaaatgttttctttcacaTTCATTTCACTCAGTAGTAACACGCCACAGCGTATTACATAGGGAATGTAATCAGTGAAGTATCTGTGGAGATACTACCGTTAAGAAAGACAAGCAATTTCACACAGGAATTCTTCACAAAGGTTTGCCAGTTCTTTTTCCCACCTCTCAGAGACTCGTACGAGCAAAGCACCCAGGAAAATACAGTAAAAGGACAGTAAGAGGAACTCAGGAAGTATCTAACCAATCTATCCCATCAGGAAGCTGACTCCTTCTGCTAAGGTACCTCTCCACAAAAGATCTGCATATTTTTTGAAGTAAGATGAGTTCAAATCAGTAAAAAAAGGGAATGATTATTATTCCTCACCTGGTAACAGCTTTGTACACTGTGAAAAAAACAGTttgctgcaggaattcccagcgAAGAGCTGCAGTGTATCACTTTGGTCCTCATTGCATTTCCTATAAAGTGACCTACAtgcagctttatttttaaaatcagcaCTGCTGATTGTCTGAGATAATTTCAATACTAAGATGTTGGAGAGCTTACAAAATTTTAGAAAATCTGAATAATTTCTCCCAGTAAATCCTTGATCTCTAGTCTACTATACAAAGAAAATACACTGTATTTAGGGAAAAATATTGTACAGTGATTATATATCCGGTGACTGTTCACCTAGCAAGTTTATGAAATCCTGCCCTGCTATGCTGGttactttgaaaaaaatctaGGACATCAACACTTCTGAGGTTCTCTTCACACCAGACAGGGGATGCAGGCATTCACTTGGGCTGTGTCTCTGCTACCCACTGCAGTCCCTGAGGTAACAGGAGAAGACTGGCCTTCCCAGGCATCTCAGCAAAGTGAAATATTCCAGAGGAAGTCACATGAATACTTCTTGCATTCAAGATGGTTCAGTGGCCTTGGAGAGCAGTCACAGCACATCAGACATACTGTGTTCTCAGCTTGCCTGGGGTGCTAACTTGTACTCTTCAGATCTCTGAGTTGAAGAATTAATCCTGCTCTTTCGAGGATGCCACCAGGTTATTGCAGTCTGAGTCCTTTTGTGTAGAAGAAGTTTGTAGGCAGAAATAAGTTTCTGGATATTTTTGAAATGCTATGCCCAAAGGCACCGATTTCCACATGCAGAGTAAAGGACATTGTTACAGTGCAGATGAAACAGATTACATAGAGCTTATTCATAAGAAGTTTTATACACCTGAAATGTCACAAACATTTACAACTCTTCTGCTTTCCTCAGAGTTCTGAAAATATTGAGCCATTACACTGCTGTCTCCTTTGAGTCCAATGTCTGTGGTGGCTTGAAGTTCAGTATCTCTTTATATGTAATGCCTGCAAAACAACAGAATAGACATAGCATTGCTGTGGTCTAATCAGAAAAGGAGCTGCACAAACATGAATGAGCAAGGTGCAACCCCAGCATGGCTGGGCTCTGATCTAGCTCAGGAAGAGAGAGACCTCTTCAGGCAAAAAGAGAGGAGGAGTACAAAAAGTAAGGGAATCAAGAATGGCTTTTTCACCATTTCAGATTTGAAAAAGTAGCCCAATATTGAAATGGTATAGGTGCTTTCAAAGGGATGTGAGCACTGACTTTTGAGTATAGTGGGCAATATCCTCAGCAACAGCTACTGAGCATGTTGGATTTAAAAGTTAGGTCCTCACTTAAAAGCCAAACTACAAACCTCTGACCTTAGATGAAAACAAGATTAGACTTAAATCTCTGCTGACACAGATATGTATTTTCTCCCTCAGAGATTCCAACTTTAAGGCAGCAACCACTGCAGTCCTGTAGAGGCAAAGTCAAAACAATCTCTTCACCTGCTCTATCCACTGAAAGGCAAGTTACAGAAATGGTTTCTTTTCTATGTTGCAGAAGATGGGAGGACAGAAACATTAGGGAAATGGAGGACAGCCTCTGTTAGGAAGCAGAGAAGAAACCTTTAGAGATCCTTCCACAAGAACTTGGCAAGAGAAACACTGGCTTAACAGTAGCGTTTCTCTTAATGCTGTCTATTTGATCTGTTCAATCAAAAGCAGAGGAGTTCATTTGTAAGGgagaacatttttatttctgcatgGCCTTTCCATCTGGTTATTTTTGAAAACATCACAAAATTAAACTCACGCTTCCACTCATCTAGTGGAAGATCCATGTTATCAAATGTGTCGTCGTATTTCTCAGCTTCAATTTCTTCCTCAGGATCGTGAATCGGTTCAAAGTAAGGATGCATCAAAGCCTCAGCTGCCGTGACTCGCTTCTCTGCATCCAGCACCAGCATCTTCTCCAAAAGGTTTACAGCTATTGCACAGAAAACCAACAGTGTATTCAAATCACACACCTGATTCCACTTGTACACAGTAATACTGCCCTGGACGTATTACAATAAATCCATGGAGTAACAGAACAGAATCATTGTGTGTCCATTTACAGCCAGTGGGGCCTCTATGCATGACTGTTGTGAGCAAGCTGGGATGTGTACAAAGCCTGATGCAATGCAGAGGGGCTCCCTTGTTTCTGTATGCAATTCAGAAAACATCTCAGCTAATGACTTCTCAGCCTCTGGCTCCAGGACCACTGTGCCTGGGGCATCCCAGGTGTCTTTAATCACTGCCACTCACTGTGGTTCTAAGGTACATCACcccctgacagcagctgaatGGACAGGTGAACAGCAGATGAAAACTGCACTCTGTGCCACCAAATCCAGACCAGGTACACTCTGAAGTTCACAGGTCAGTTGTCCATACTCAGAATCTCAGAGCTAACTTCATCTGCTATGTGGTTTTGACCTCAGCCAAAACAACCCATTAAAGTTCTGCATGTTCCCCTCCTGTGGATTCTGGATTCAGTCCATTGCTAGACTGTCAAAATGGACTAGTGTAAACAGGTATGATGAATGActcatttattttctgcttttctatCCTGAAAGGATGTTCTTGAGTTTGGTGCAGCTGAAAGGAAGTAGAGGCAGTGTGGGAAGTGATGCCTCACCCCAAGAAGTGTGGGACAGGACTTCTGCTTGCCATGTTGCATATTCTCTTTAAACTATTCCAGACCTGAAGCAGCCAGATGGCCACAGAAAGGATAAAAGACATCCGAAGAACTAAATGGAAATGTATAGCTTGCTGTAGCTACCCATCAGCTAACCATGCAGTAAGGGTAAGAGCTGTTTATTAATCAGATTTATTTGTACTGTATCTGAacctaaaattttaaattaagaaaattcaATTATCCTAATTAATATTCTAATAAAACTGGCTTGTTAGTGTTTAGATCATTGGGGAATTGATAATGCTTAAGGAGAGTAATttcagagctcagcctgcttcAGGTCATGTCACAGTTATGCACAGTTGGTAGGTTCTTCTGGCTGTTAAGATCTATGGAATCCAAGCCATTGTTTCTCAGGAATGCACAGATGTTTCTCAGGATGTATTAATTCCATTACTAAAATGtcagcttttcattttcttgtatTTCAATTGCAGATCACATTGGGCTTTCAGAATTGTAGTTCAAATACAGTACAGAGAAAATTTTATTACATATACTTAATATGCTAGGGCTCTTGAGAAAACTGCTCAAGTAAAACCAATAAGCAGGTACTAGATtgaaaccaaaacacaaaatactatttttttgaTGCTTCTGAGAAACAACTGATTCCTGACAGGGTCTAAACTTCAGTTGCTACAATCAAAATTATGAATTATGGAAAGCAAGAGACAGAATAGCCCAAGAACCACCACATCCCCTGTCACATGACAGAACGATAATGCAGCTGCCTCCAATGCAAACACAAGAACAAGCTGTACACACCCATACAAACAGCCTTACCCAAAGGATTTGCATACTTCAAGATGGATGCAAAATCTTTCTTCTGGACCTTTGGGAGGCTTTTGATATAATTTTTTGCCTTAAAAGAAACATGAATATTAAATTAGATCTTTACCACCTTTGTAATGAGACATTAACTGTATGCTTAGTATCTTTCTCAACAATATTTTAATATCACATTGTACAAATGCATTTCTTCTGATGATATTCACCTTCCTTCTGAACAGAATCTTTTTTTAATCAAACTTTAAAACCATGATTTAGAAATTATAATGCGAAGCTTTATTAGTGCTCcaaatttaatatatttattcaaATGAATATGTATTAATTATTTGAAAGAACATCATAGTGAGTTTACAGCAGTCTCTAGAAGTGAACCTTATACATTAATTCCTTTATATTTAAACTGAACAGTTACACTAATGAATAAATTTTGGTTCCTTATAGTAAAGGCCTCAGGATTCTAAAAAGACATTGACATAAGGACAGGAAAGAGATATTTTCAAAAAACTGGGTTTTCTGAATATCTTTGTGCTTTTAGTACCTTTACAATAAAAGTTGCCATGTATCACCTCAGCTGTTTATATGGTACACACTGGAatcctgaaatatttaaataatattctGATAATTTTCTGTCATTCCACTCTCCACTTCCAGTAGCTATTGTGGGTGCATAAATCATGGCAATGCAGAGAGCGACCATCAGGGGCCGTATCAGTAGTCAAGACATGCTACCTCAGCCTAACAACTGAGCATGGCTTAAAGGAAAATTAAGACATGGAAAACCAACTGACAAATCAGAATACTCACATCTTGACTGTGCAATTTTTGAACAAAATCTTGAGTTGGTGTACctgttattttcattatttctgtgAGTTGGTCCAGATCTGAATACCAGAAATAAGGAACAAATTCTTTCACTATTAGGAAACTAAGCATCCTACAAAAGTAATGCATTTCTTTGCTGTTGGAGAATAATGTAGAAATCCTAATTCAATGACTGAACAGAagatttataaaatattaaagttCTCAATTTCTCTtagaaaaggcaaagaaaatatCCTGCAATCTGGGAACACATAATTGAATCATCTGCAAAATTTTCTAATATCATCAGGCTTGTTCTGTATTGTTTGGACAAAAATCAGTCCAAAAATATTAAGAGTATCTAAACAATCAACACATGTATTGCAtgcactaggaaaaaaaaaggcttttctaCTATGACAGAGCCTTTACTTGATTATTTAAATGTGATTCAAAGATCAActctaatgaaaaaaatcactaatACAAGTTTTAATTGGCAGGTGTGCAAAAGTAGTTCAGATATGAAATAATGATTTAATGAGAAAGCTGTAAGCCATTTTACTATTAATTTCAATTCATACTCATCTGTTTTGCAACAGACTTACTGTATCACATAACAACCTCTCATAATTTTCTTACATCAGTATCATAAATTCACTGAAGGATACGATCATTTCCCTTGAACAGAGGTCTCCCTGTTATCATCTCAGCCATTATACAGCCCACAGACCAGATGtcaactgaaaaaaacaccaagaGGCACATTAACCTGTCTGTTTAAATGTGCATaaagtttaatttaaaacatattttaaataagtATAAAAATTACCTTTATAGCCtgttataaaataaatttgtgcCTTGCCAAGTATGATGAACAGCACAGGTAAAACTACCAGACTTTCTAATGAGCAAACTGGAGATAATCTCATAATATGCAGAATGACTTTCTCAGTAACAGGCACAGGAAGTAAATTTTCAGTACTGTCAAAAACTTCCATACTGTTAATTGAATTCCCTCCATTTCTCCGTCTGTTCAAATTAAAATCAGCACATCTTTACAGGAATACAAGAAGAGAAACCAGACTGTCATGTCtgtataatttaaatatttttttttctaataaccttGTCATTTTCTGTTACTCTCAGaaaacatatataaaaaaattcccaaattcacCATCACATAATTACCTGCAATTTATCTACAAGGAAATGTTGCATAATTATATTGTCATTTCCACCTccaatttcttttcagaagcaAAGCCTTGTGTATATATCACCTGATCAGTGAATGCTTTAGCTCTGTTAAGATACTTTTGAAGAGACACTGACCTGTCTGAGTATAATGCATCCAGTTAAGGATGACCTCTGGGGCTCTGTACCACCTTGTAACCACATAGCCAGTCATCTCACTGTCTGTATGCCTTGCCAATCCAAAATCCAGGATCTGCAGTGGAAGCACAAAGCACATTCAGATCAGATAGCTTGCTATCTAGTTCATACAGTTCTTTACAAatgtaggaagaaaaaaaaccaaaaccggAGCAATCTTCAGAGATTAGTTTATTTTTGTATCTTTCTCTCATTGTAGtgtctttttctcattttaaaaatcaagacaGAGGTGGCACAGAGATTTTTCAAGTTACTTACTTCTATGGCACCATCAAAAGCTGTAAAACCAGTAAAGAAAATGATAAATTATTCACTTATTAATTAAAAAGATACTGGACACATTTAATGTAAAATATTCCCTGACTACAGAATCACCACTCTATTGAGTTACAGCTAAAAGAACAGCACACATTTTAGAGTGTCCATTGCTCTCATATCCCAGGTGGCATAATTATTCAAGAGTGTGTTCCAACAATATTCTGAAGAAATAAGATATTGTTATTTCTACTTTAAGAATAACTGATACAAGGGAAGACTTCCTCTAGGTCACACAGAAAACTGGCAACAAGAGTAGGGAATTACCATCACTTAGTGCCATCAAATCTTCTTCAACCTCCAGCATCAACTACAGAAAAACCTTTTGTAACAAATGCAAGATCCGTGCAATTTTTTAAAGTGCTATGCACAATTCAGCTTATTTCTAAGATTCTCAGATAGTTTTCTCTAGGTATAGCAATGTGTACAGCAGCAAGATTAAAAATGAATGTTATGGCCTTTTGTCAACTTCTATAAAATCTGCCTTGAGAAGGCTCACTGTATGGACCACCCAAAGATGcagaaaacagcaagaaaattcAATTTCTGGAATGACAATCAGTTTGTATTTACTGGAAAGTTCATGCTTTTAACAAGAACCGGGAGGCATGGGTAAGGCAAGTTCTACTGAAGATAAATCATGGTCACACACAGGTAACCAAACATGAAGCTCTGCATGAGCAGCCACAGTTTGCCATGTGAATCACGCTGCACATGTTTATTGATAGGGCAGGGGTTTTAATAGG
The nucleotide sequence above comes from Passer domesticus isolate bPasDom1 chromosome 5, bPasDom1.hap1, whole genome shotgun sequence. Encoded proteins:
- the MAPK12 gene encoding mitogen-activated protein kinase 12 isoform X1, with the protein product MSSPKNGFYRQDITKTLWEVRDRYRDLQPVGSGAYGAVCSAVDGRSGTKVAIKKLYRPFQSELFAKRAYRELRLLKHMKHENVIGILDVFTPDITLEKFNDFYLVMPFMGTDLSKIMKHEKLTEDRIQFLVYQMLKGLKYIHSSGIIHRDLKPGNLAVNEDCELKILDFGLARHTDSEMTGYVVTRWYRAPEVILNWMHYTQTVDIWSVGCIMAEMITGRPLFKGNDHLDQLTEIMKITGTPTQDFVQKLHSQDAKNYIKSLPKVQKKDFASILKYANPLAVNLLEKMLVLDAEKRVTAAEALMHPYFEPIHDPEEEIEAEKYDDTFDNMDLPLDEWKRITYKEILNFKPPQTLDSKETAV